In one window of Dromaius novaehollandiae isolate bDroNov1 chromosome W, bDroNov1.hap1, whole genome shotgun sequence DNA:
- the LOC112978771 gene encoding growth arrest-specific protein 1 encodes MVARSPARHGGGGGRRWPLPAAWLWLAAALGAVWPPRGSLVQGRRLICWQAVLQCQGEPECSYAYNQYAEACAPVLLQQQPPGGGGDGPAAAAASAASSRRRCPSHCIAALIQLNHTRRGPALEDCDCAQDENCRATKRAIEPCLPRTSSPAAGGPGGGGGAGGPGVMGCTEARRRCDWDSRCSVALNRYMTYCGKLFNGLRCTPECRAVIEDMLAVPKAVLLNDCVCDGLERPICESVKENMARLCFGADMGSNGAGSSGGSDGGLEEYYDEDYEEEPSQRGRDELEDNTGAEPGFPMQTDSAGRAAAAPARAAWALLASILLLLPRL; translated from the coding sequence atGGTGGCCCGCTCGCCCGCTCGGcacggaggcggcggcggccgccggtgGCCGCTGCCGGCCGCCTGGCTgtggctggcggcggcgctgggcgccgTGTGGCCGCCGCGGGGCTCGCTGGTGCAGGGCCGGCGGCTGATCTGCTGGCAGGCGGTGCTGCAGTGTCAGGGGGAGCCCGAGTGCAGCTACGCTTACAACCAGTACGCCGAGGCGTGCGCCCCggtgctcctgcagcagcagcccccgggcggcggcggggacgggccggcggccgctgcagcctccgccgcctcctccaGGCGGCGGTGCCCCAGCCACTGCATCGCGGCCCTCATCCAGCTCAACCAcacccggcgcggcccggccctggAGGACTGCGACTGCGCGCAGGACGAGAACTGCCGCGCCACCAAGCGCGCCATCGAGCCCTGCCTGCCGCGCACCagcagcccggcggcgggcggccccggcggcggcggcggcgcgggcggccccggcgtcATGGGCTGCACGGAGGCGCGGCGGCGCTGCGACTGGGACAGCCGCTGCAGCGTGGCGCTCAACCGCTACATGACCTACTGCGGGAAGCTCTTCAACGGGCTGCGCTGCACGCCCGAGTGCCGCGCCGTCATCGAGGACATGCTGGCCGTGCCCAAGGCCGTGCTGCTCAACGACTGCGTGTGCGACGGGCTGGAGCGGCCCATCTGCGAGTCGGTCAAGGAGAACATGGCCCGCCTCTGCTTCGGCGCTGACATGGGCAGCAACGgcgccggcagcagcggcggctcggACGGCGGCCTGGAGGAGTACTACGACGAGGACTACGAGGAGGAGCCGAGCCAGAGGGGGAGGGACGAGCTGGAGGACAATACGGGCGCCGAGCCCGGCTTCCCCATGCAGACGGAcagcgccggccgcgccgccgccgcgcccgcccgcgccgcctgGGCGCTGCTGGCCTCCATCTTACTGCTGCTGCCGCGGCTCTAG